In the genome of Fundulus heteroclitus isolate FHET01 unplaced genomic scaffold, MU-UCD_Fhet_4.1 scaffold_36, whole genome shotgun sequence, one region contains:
- the LOC105934415 gene encoding protein Z-dependent protease inhibitor, with protein MTPFILLPLASLFLALLSPAAPQTTSPAVEDLIKRNADFGAQLYRAVASRTDENVFLSPLSVFAGMLALLSGTSGPAQNELLQGLRLAGLDPQTLPDVFQSLRDAVLQTNPPMNLQQGVAVFPDQSFQVPASYRDLVQTKLGAKTQSLSYTSSADAVDAINIWVLEQSTYRFQNVLTTLDRQTQLLVVSAASYQPRFSPTFNSTLTQNERFYVDKYHVVMVPMMLRADKYFLAYDRSVKAGVLKLPMEDGAAMLVVLPDEDVDVTAVEEEVTSDKIRAWIGQLKKTKLEVQLPRFLLERSYSLRDILQTLDITQVFQDADLSSMGGATGSNLSQVYHISALFVDESSDDSSSGGGATVFSSPQPRLTFNRPFIFIIYQQSTGSLLFMGRVTNPMEK; from the exons ATGACGCCCTTCATCCTCCTCCCACTGGCCAGCCTCTTCCTCGCCCTCCTGAGTCCAGCGGCTCCTCAGACCACCAGTCCTGCGGTGGAAGACCTCATCAAGAGGAACGCAGACTTTGGAGCCCAGCTGTACCGAGCCGTCGCGAGCCGCACCGATGAAAATGTCTTTCTGTCTCCACTCTCGGTGTTTGCAGGAATGTTAGCGTTGCTGAGTGGTACCAGCGGTCCCGCCCAGAACGAGCTGCTGCAGGGACTCCGTCTGGCTGGACTGGACCCCCAGACTCTGCCGG ATGTGTTCCAGAGTCTGAGGGACGCGGTTCTTCAGACGAATCCGCCCATGAACCTTCAGCAGGGCGTGGCCGTCTTCCCAGACCAGAGTTTCCAGGTGCCTGCATCCTACCGGGATCTGGTTCAGACTAAATTAGGTGCAAAGACTCAGAGTCTGTCCTACACCAGCTCAGCTGATGCCGTTGATGCCATCAACATCTGGGTCCTGGAGCAGTCCACATACCGGTTCCAGAATGTTCTGACCACCCTGGACCGCCAGACCCAGCTGCTGGTCGTCTCCGCTGCTTCCTACCAGC CCCGCTTCAGTCCGACCTTCAACTCCACGCTCACTCAGAACGAGCGATTCTACGTGGACAAGTACCACGTGGTCATGGTTCCCATGATGCTACGGGCCGATAAGTACTTCCTGGCGTACGACCGCTCTGTGAAGGCAGGCGTGCTGAAGCTGCCCATGGAGGACGGAGCCGCCATGTTGGTGGTGCTTCCAGATGAAGACGTTGACGTGACAGCCGTGGAGGAGGAAGTGACATCGGACAAGATCCGAGCCTGGATTGGTCAGCTGAAGAAGAC GAAACTGGAAGTCCAGCTTCCTCGCTTCCTGCTGGAGCGGTCCTACTCTCTGAGAGACATCCTCCAGACCCTGGACATCACTCAGGTGTTTCAGGATGCTGATCTCAGCAGCATGGGCGGAGCTACAGGGTCCAATCTGTCTCAG GTTTATCACATATCTGCCCTCTTCGTGGATGAGAGCAGTGATGACAGCAGCTCAGGAGGCGGGGCCACCGTGTTCTCCTCACCTCAGCCGCGGCTCACCTTCAACAGAcccttcatcttcatcatctaccAGCAGTCCACTGGCAGCCTCCTCTTCATGGGCCGAGTAACGAACCCTATGGAGAAATGA